In one Streptomyces sp. NBC_01288 genomic region, the following are encoded:
- a CDS encoding VOC family protein, whose translation MLTTRFVNGAPNWLDVGSPDIDSAISFYGGLFGWQFQSAGPEAGGYGFFQLDGRTVAGGMPLPPEHESSAWTVYFQSPDAEATAKAVEQAHGAVLFQPMDVMGQGHMAILRDPGGAAFGIWQPGLMKGVDVAGDPGSLTWVELYTPDIAAAAAFYYASLGLETSAAPMPGGDYTCLNPSDGGEDAMFGGVVPLDVDPDGAASGAYWLAYFEVADVDATVAKAQETGGKVAVPATSMEGVGRIAQLTDPHGARFAVIKSEPPQG comes from the coding sequence ATGCTCACCACCCGTTTCGTCAACGGCGCTCCCAACTGGCTGGACGTCGGCTCGCCCGACATCGACAGCGCCATCTCCTTCTACGGCGGTCTCTTCGGCTGGCAGTTCCAGTCGGCGGGGCCCGAGGCCGGCGGCTACGGCTTCTTCCAACTCGACGGCAGGACGGTCGCCGGCGGCATGCCACTGCCCCCGGAGCACGAATCGTCCGCCTGGACCGTGTACTTCCAGAGCCCGGACGCGGAGGCCACGGCCAAGGCGGTGGAGCAGGCGCACGGCGCGGTCCTGTTCCAGCCGATGGACGTGATGGGTCAGGGCCACATGGCGATCCTCAGGGACCCGGGGGGCGCGGCGTTCGGCATCTGGCAGCCGGGCCTGATGAAGGGTGTCGACGTCGCGGGCGACCCCGGTTCGCTGACCTGGGTCGAGCTGTACACACCGGACATCGCCGCGGCGGCCGCGTTCTACTACGCCTCGCTCGGCCTGGAGACCTCCGCCGCGCCCATGCCGGGCGGCGACTACACCTGTCTCAACCCGTCCGATGGCGGTGAGGACGCGATGTTCGGCGGTGTCGTCCCGCTCGACGTCGACCCGGACGGCGCGGCCTCGGGGGCGTACTGGCTGGCGTACTTCGAGGTCGCCGACGTGGACGCCACGGTCGCCAAGGCGCAGGAGACGGGCGGCAAGGTCGCCGTGCCGGCCACCAGCATGGAGGGCGTCGGCCGTATCGCCCAGCTCACCGACCCGCACGGCGCCCGCTTCGCCGTCATCAAGAGCGA
- a CDS encoding SDR family oxidoreductase, which translates to MTDEGGITEAELAAFHHAVGRLRELPVDDPVRLRAEQVAASFARDGRLRRRKARGADVSAADAATMAATATGAVDRREDAPLDAAGELVARADELVGHADAGGGVYRRPRSCYVCKSPYRQVDSFYHRLCPDCAADNSARRALSTDLSGRRALLTGGRVKIGFQLALMMLRDGAELLVTSRFPHDAVRRFRAEPGSEKWLDRLTVLAVDLRDPRQVLGLCEELRQAGEPLDILVNNAAQTVRRPPQSYALLAAGERDALPEGARQAPGFTPMRMLAGGASTLPVVLREADEAGLLPDPSPENSWSARLGALDPAEVLETQLVNALAPALLCDRLLPLLLASPRPRRYVVNVTAVEGRFAVRNKMPGHPHTNMAKAALNMLTRTSAAELAHQGVHMCAVDTGWITDENPAPKKDRMAGAGFRTPLDIVDGAARVYDPIVRGEAGDPVSGVFLKDYREAAW; encoded by the coding sequence ATGACTGACGAGGGCGGGATCACCGAGGCGGAACTGGCCGCCTTCCACCACGCGGTGGGCAGGCTGCGGGAGTTGCCCGTCGACGATCCGGTGCGCCTGCGCGCGGAACAGGTCGCCGCGTCCTTCGCCCGGGACGGCCGGCTGCGGCGCCGCAAGGCCCGCGGCGCCGACGTGTCCGCGGCCGACGCGGCGACGATGGCGGCGACCGCGACGGGGGCGGTGGACCGACGCGAGGACGCTCCGCTGGATGCCGCGGGTGAACTGGTGGCGCGCGCGGACGAGTTGGTGGGGCACGCGGATGCCGGTGGGGGTGTCTACCGCAGGCCGCGCAGCTGCTACGTCTGCAAGTCGCCCTATCGACAGGTGGATTCCTTCTACCACCGGCTGTGTCCCGACTGCGCCGCCGACAACTCCGCACGTCGGGCGCTGAGTACGGACCTGAGCGGGCGCCGGGCGCTGCTCACCGGCGGGCGGGTGAAGATCGGTTTCCAGTTGGCGCTGATGATGCTGCGGGACGGCGCGGAGCTGCTGGTCACGTCGCGGTTCCCGCACGATGCCGTACGCCGGTTCCGTGCCGAGCCGGGGAGCGAGAAGTGGCTGGACCGGCTGACGGTGCTAGCCGTCGACCTCCGCGACCCCCGCCAAGTACTCGGCCTGTGCGAGGAGTTGAGGCAGGCGGGCGAACCGTTGGACATCCTCGTCAACAACGCCGCGCAGACCGTACGGCGCCCTCCGCAGTCGTACGCGTTGCTGGCCGCGGGGGAGCGTGACGCGCTGCCGGAGGGCGCACGGCAGGCGCCGGGCTTTACACCGATGCGGATGCTCGCGGGCGGCGCCTCGACGCTCCCGGTCGTACTCCGCGAGGCCGACGAGGCCGGACTCCTGCCCGACCCGTCCCCGGAGAACTCCTGGTCGGCCCGGCTCGGCGCCCTCGACCCGGCCGAGGTCCTGGAGACCCAACTCGTCAACGCCCTTGCCCCGGCCCTCCTCTGCGACCGCCTGCTGCCCCTGCTGCTCGCCTCACCGCGCCCCCGCCGGTACGTCGTCAACGTCACCGCGGTGGAGGGCCGGTTCGCCGTCCGCAACAAGATGCCCGGCCACCCCCACACCAACATGGCCAAGGCCGCCCTCAACATGCTCACCCGCACCAGCGCCGCCGAACTCGCCCACCAAGGCGTCCACATGTGCGCCGTCGACACGGGTTGGATCACGGACGAGAACCCCGCCCCCAAGAAGGACCGCATGGCCGGAGCCGGCTTCCGCACCCCCCTCGACATCGTGGACGGCGCGGCCCGCGTCTACGACCCGATCGTGCGCGGCGAGGCCGGTGACCCGGTGTCCGGGGTGTTCCTCAAGGACTATCGGGAGGCGGCGTGGTGA
- a CDS encoding WhiB family transcriptional regulator has translation MHIDTITSPDLDWQQEALCAQTGADFFFPEPGSSVREAKRICGMCPIRSACLEWALDNDERFGVWGGLSEKERLEIRRTTSR, from the coding sequence ATGCACATCGACACGATCACCTCGCCCGACCTGGACTGGCAGCAGGAGGCGTTGTGCGCGCAGACCGGGGCGGACTTCTTCTTCCCCGAACCAGGCAGCTCCGTCAGGGAGGCCAAGCGGATCTGCGGCATGTGCCCGATCCGCTCGGCCTGCCTGGAGTGGGCCCTCGACAACGACGAACGCTTCGGTGTGTGGGGCGGTCTGTCGGAGAAGGAACGCCTGGAGATCCGACGCACCACCTCACGCTGA